Genomic DNA from Candidatus Cloacimonadota bacterium:
ATTCGATGTTATGTTAAGTTCTTAAACTCTATAAAGTTATGACTATTTAAAGCAAGAATACTTATTTTCACAAAAAAACTGTTGAAATTGTAAAAGATTGGTGTTTTAGGATTGAAATCCACTAGTTTATCAGTTAAAAGCCGGACAAGGTATCCAATAAGAAATATTTAATTAAGAATAAACATTTCCCACTTCAATTTCAGAGGGTAACTTATTAAAAAGAATCAAGATAGAATTTGCATTGATTGACTTCGATGAGATTATCGTTTTAAATTGAAAATCAACAGAAACTCTGTAACGAAAAAAAATATGAATAGCCACGAGATTTATCTCGTGGGCAAAGTAAATAAATATATTTTCCCGAAAATATTGACAAACAAATAGGGCTTAAAGGAAAAGTAACTACACTCGGAGTAGATGAAAAAGTTGATAAATTTGCTTCGAATCTGAGATTGGAGGAAATTCAGTAATTAACAATTTGTGAAATAGGAGTCTTATGTGGTTTACTGTATGTTCAGTTAATTCAGAAGACCGATTAAAGAGAGGAGAAAAAAGGTGAGTAATTTTTTTTCAAGCAGATCAAAGGAAATGCAAACCGAAATAGACAACTATCTCGATAATGTTGAAAATGCAGCCTTGATTTTTTTTGAAGGTGTTAAAAATTATATTGCAGGAAAAATCGAAAGATTTGAGAAGCATTATCAGAAAATTACGGAAATAGAAACAGAAGCTGACAGGCTTCGCAGAGATATCAAGAAAAAACTCTATACATTTATGTTGATCCCTGAATCCAGAGGTGATGTTCTTGGTCTGATCGAAAATATCGATGATGTCGTAGATATCGCCCAAAAAGTATTAACCCAACTCTCAATAGAAACTCCCAAAATTCCTGATTTTCTCAAGGCTGATTTCCATGATCTTGCCGAATTATCATCCAAATCTGTGGAAGAACTTGTTAAAGCTGCCCGTGCCTTTTTCACAGAGATAAAGCTGGTCAGCAATTATATTAACAAGGTTCATTTTTATGAACATGAAGCAGATCAATTAGAAGAACAAATGAAACGAAAAATTTTCCGGACTACCGAGATAAAAAGTTTCAGCAAAAGAGTTCATCTCAGATATTTTGTGGAAAAAATAGTTCTATGTTCTGATGCTGCCGAATCTGTCGCAGAAAGATTAGCTGTCTATACCATTAAAAGACGAATATAAGTAATAATTTTCATCAGGAAAACAATGATAACCATTTTATTTTTTTTATCGAGCGGATTGTTTTTGGGATGGTCACTCGGCGCAAATGATGCTGCCAATATTTTTGGAACTGCAGTCGGCACCAAAATGATAAAGTTCCGGACTGCTGCTACAATCTGCAGTATTTTTTTAATATTAGGAGCTGTGGTCAGTGGAGCTGGAGCTTCTCATACACTTGGTAAACTGGGTGCTATAGATAAACTGGCTGGAGCATTTATTGTGGCTCTTGCTGCCGGACTAACCGTATTATGGATGTCAAAATCCGGTTTACCTGTTTCTACATCTCAAGCTATTGTGGGTGCTATAATTGGCTGGAATTTCTTCTCTAAAACAGCTACGGATATTAATGCTCTGACAAAAATATTGGGAACTTGGATTTTCTCACCAATTCTCTCTGCTTTGTTCGCTTTTTTGTTGTTTAAACTGGTCAAGTATATTGTTGAAAATTCAAAGATCCATTTGATAAGATTAGATTCTATAACCAGGAAAGGATTGATCGTTGCCGGCGCTTTTGGTGCTTTTAGTCTGGGAGCAAACAATATTGGGAATGTGATGGGTGTTTTTATAAATTCATCTCCTTTTCATGATTTTCAAATCGGAAATCTGATTTCCTTTACGAGTGTCCATCAACTATTTCTTTTGGGTGGAATTGCTATTGCGATCGGTGTTTTTACTTATTCAAAAAGAGTAATGATGACCGTTGGTTCAAGCATTTTCAAATTGTCTCCTATTTCAGCTTTGATCGTTGTTCTGGCAAGTTCGATCGTCCTCTTCCTTTTTGCTTCCAAAGGACTGGAAAACTGGTTAATTGCGCATCATCTTCCTGCCTTTCCTTTAGTTCCGGTTTCAAGTTCACAATCTGTAGTTGGTTCGATACTTGGTATCAGTCTTGCCAAAGGTGGAAGAAATATTAATTTCTCGATATTAGGAAAAATCAGCATCGGTTGGATCGTAACACCTCTTGCATCTGCTGTAATTGCCTACATTGCTTTATTTTTTATGCAGAATGTCTTTATGCAGGATGTGTTTGTTCATTGATAATTTTTAAAATTGCTATCCGGTAGTTATTGATAGAAAGTTTAATGCAAACAAAAAAGGAGTACTTGATATGAAATATTTAATAATTTTGGTCATTTTTATATCTTCCCTTTTTCTGCCTGCTCAAAACATTTTCATCAATGAATTTATGGCAGATAATGAGTCAACCATTGAAGATCCTGACGAACCCGGAATTTATGAAGATTGGATCGAACTATATAATGAAGGAACATTTGAGGTTGATCTGGAAGGGTTTTATCTGACTGATGATCTTGATGAACTGACAAAATGGCAAATACCGGAAAATATCACAATTAGCTCTCATGGATTCCTTCTCTTCTGGGCTGATAATGATGAAGACCAGGGAAATTTTCACACAAATTTTAAATTATCTGCTAACGGAGAAGATATCGCCATTATTCATCCTGATGGAGAAACGATCCTTGATTCTTATACTTTTGGAGAACAGGCAACCGATATTTCCGAAGGTAGATTTCCCGATGGTAACTCAAACTGGGAGTTCA
This window encodes:
- a CDS encoding inorganic phosphate transporter; translation: MITILFFLSSGLFLGWSLGANDAANIFGTAVGTKMIKFRTAATICSIFLILGAVVSGAGASHTLGKLGAIDKLAGAFIVALAAGLTVLWMSKSGLPVSTSQAIVGAIIGWNFFSKTATDINALTKILGTWIFSPILSALFAFLLFKLVKYIVENSKIHLIRLDSITRKGLIVAGAFGAFSLGANNIGNVMGVFINSSPFHDFQIGNLISFTSVHQLFLLGGIAIAIGVFTYSKRVMMTVGSSIFKLSPISALIVVLASSIVLFLFASKGLENWLIAHHLPAFPLVPVSSSQSVVGSILGISLAKGGRNINFSILGKISIGWIVTPLASAVIAYIALFFMQNVFMQDVFVH
- a CDS encoding DUF47 family protein — encoded protein: MQTEIDNYLDNVENAALIFFEGVKNYIAGKIERFEKHYQKITEIETEADRLRRDIKKKLYTFMLIPESRGDVLGLIENIDDVVDIAQKVLTQLSIETPKIPDFLKADFHDLAELSSKSVEELVKAARAFFTEIKLVSNYINKVHFYEHEADQLEEQMKRKIFRTTEIKSFSKRVHLRYFVEKIVLCSDAAESVAERLAVYTIKRRI
- a CDS encoding lamin tail domain-containing protein encodes the protein MKYLIILVIFISSLFLPAQNIFINEFMADNESTIEDPDEPGIYEDWIELYNEGTFEVDLEGFYLTDDLDELTKWQIPENITISSHGFLLFWADNDEDQGNFHTNFKLSANGEDIAIIHPDGETILDSYTFGEQATDISEGRFPDGNSNWEFMPDPTPGYANISSNLPPEIDDFNQIPLAPSSQTNVNVTAHITDDETIATAFIKYDTGTGNQNITMYDDGQHGDSGANDNI